In the Candidatus Sulfotelmatobacter sp. genome, GTGCTCCACCAGCCGCGCATCGTGCTGCTCGACGAGCCGACCGTCGGCGTCGATCCGCAGAGCCGCGAGCGCATCTACGAGATGCTCGACGTGCTGCGCCGCCAGGGCGCCTCGCTGCTGCTCACCACGCATCATCTCGAAGAGGCCGAGGCGCGCTGCGATCGGATCGTGATCCTCGACCACGGGCGCGTGAAGGCCTCGGGCACGCTGGCCGAGCTGGTGGAGCAGACGGTTGGCGGCCGC is a window encoding:
- a CDS encoding AAA family ATPase — its product is VLHQPRIVLLDEPTVGVDPQSRERIYEMLDVLRRQGASLLLTTHHLEEAEARCDRIVILDHGRVKASGTLAELVEQTVGGRRTVALTLAAPIAPPAGLNANGAANILRAEVADVGLELAELLRRVQAAGGRVEDVEVRRHGLHSVFLHLTGKELRE